In one Pyxidicoccus xibeiensis genomic region, the following are encoded:
- a CDS encoding ArsR/SmtB family transcription factor, translating into MPIDPLSATFAALADPTRRAILARLSKGETSVTELAQPFEMSLPAVTKHLKVLERAGLITRSREAQWRPCRLAPKPLKDANAWLEHYREFWEASFDRLEDYLADLQGQKRPARARKVPTPKKPKRGAHT; encoded by the coding sequence ATGCCGATCGACCCACTCAGCGCCACCTTTGCCGCACTCGCCGACCCGACCCGGCGCGCGATCCTCGCGCGGCTCTCGAAGGGTGAAACCTCCGTCACGGAGCTCGCGCAGCCTTTCGAAATGAGCCTCCCTGCCGTGACGAAGCACCTCAAGGTGCTCGAGCGCGCGGGGCTGATTACGCGGAGCCGCGAAGCGCAGTGGCGCCCCTGCCGACTCGCGCCGAAGCCGCTGAAGGACGCGAACGCCTGGCTCGAGCACTACCGCGAATTCTGGGAGGCCAGCTTCGACCGGCTCGAGGACTACCTCGCCGACCTCCAGGGACAGAAGCGCCCGGCGCGCGCCCGCAAGGTTCCAACCCCGAAGAAGCCCAAACGAGGAGCACACACATGA
- a CDS encoding SRPBCC family protein has translation MNAALDLNELAKRQLELSRLISAPRALVFQAFTDAKMISNWWGPNGFRTTTVSKDVRPGGAWKFTMHGPDGTDFPNHIVYTKVVPNERLEWDHGSKEGEVMFKAVVTFKDEAGKTRVTLQHTLPTVEAREQAAKYAIEGGNQTLARLEQHLATQQ, from the coding sequence ATGAATGCAGCGCTCGACCTCAACGAACTCGCGAAGCGGCAGCTGGAACTCTCGCGGCTGATCAGCGCCCCGCGCGCGCTGGTCTTTCAGGCGTTCACCGATGCGAAGATGATCTCCAACTGGTGGGGGCCGAACGGCTTCCGCACGACGACGGTGAGCAAAGATGTGCGTCCGGGTGGCGCGTGGAAGTTCACCATGCACGGACCCGATGGCACCGACTTCCCGAACCACATCGTCTACACGAAGGTCGTCCCCAACGAGCGGCTCGAGTGGGATCACGGTTCGAAGGAGGGCGAGGTGATGTTCAAGGCAGTCGTCACCTTCAAGGATGAGGCGGGAAAGACGCGCGTCACGTTGCAGCACACGTTGCCCACCGTCGAAGCGCGCGAGCAGGCGGCGAAGTACGCAATCGAAGGTGGCAATCAGACGCTCGCGCGACTCGAGCAGCACCTCGCGACGCAGCAGTAG
- a CDS encoding DUF1993 family protein translates to MSLNAYDLSAGVFVRGLTNLKTQLTKAEDHAAASGSGEAALLDAQLAAEGRMRGVASHAPADLHMYTLAAQVHWAAEGARLAIAQLLGAPRVPAANDAKSFADLHQRLDATIAYLRESAPSDLEAGLDRTIVIEHHRGSMRSSGRQFLIAFAIPHFFYHVTTAYGILRNQGVRLTMGDFLGNWGTS, encoded by the coding sequence ATGTCTTTGAATGCCTACGATCTATCTGCTGGCGTGTTCGTCCGCGGATTGACCAACTTGAAAACGCAGTTGACGAAGGCCGAAGACCATGCCGCTGCCAGTGGCAGCGGTGAAGCGGCGTTGCTGGACGCACAACTCGCTGCGGAAGGGCGCATGCGCGGCGTTGCGAGTCACGCGCCAGCTGACCTGCACATGTACACGCTCGCCGCTCAAGTCCACTGGGCCGCGGAGGGAGCCAGGTTGGCGATCGCGCAGTTGCTGGGTGCGCCACGGGTGCCGGCCGCGAACGATGCAAAGAGCTTTGCGGATCTGCACCAGCGGCTCGATGCGACGATCGCGTACCTCCGAGAGAGCGCGCCAAGCGACCTCGAAGCCGGCCTCGATCGCACGATCGTGATCGAGCACCACCGTGGCTCGATGCGCTCCAGTGGCCGCCAGTTTCTGATCGCATTCGCGATCCCCCACTTCTTCTATCACGTGACTACCGCCTACGGCATCTTGCGCAACCAAGGCGTGCGACTCACCATGGGCGACTTTTTGGGCAACTGGGGGACGAGTTGA
- a CDS encoding SAM-dependent methyltransferase yields the protein MATQQGSLVIAGTGIQWAGQTTHAARTAIEEADRVLFAVVDPWTVQWLRGLKPSAESLPYSTGNTPRRLIYAEMVRRILAPVREGFRVCAVFYGHPGVLHTAAHEALRQARAEGFPAQMLPGISFLDCLYADLGVDPGRDGFQVHEATDFLIRGRAYDAHSPLVLSQIAAIGNTGFFDATATLRIQHGLRVLSEVLRRRYPASHEAIIYEAAVLPIQPPRMTRVTLEELPAAAVTDVSTLYVPPLGPAPVDEHMLALLGMASGDGPNRSTQKGTE from the coding sequence ATGGCAACGCAGCAGGGCTCCCTGGTCATCGCAGGCACCGGCATCCAATGGGCCGGGCAGACGACGCATGCGGCCCGCACGGCCATCGAGGAGGCCGACCGCGTGCTCTTCGCCGTGGTCGACCCGTGGACCGTCCAGTGGCTGCGCGGCCTGAAGCCCTCCGCCGAGTCCCTGCCCTACTCCACCGGCAACACCCCACGCCGCCTCATCTACGCGGAGATGGTGCGACGCATCCTCGCCCCCGTGCGCGAGGGCTTCCGCGTCTGCGCCGTCTTCTACGGCCACCCCGGCGTGCTCCACACCGCCGCACACGAGGCCCTCCGCCAGGCCCGCGCCGAGGGCTTCCCCGCGCAGATGCTCCCCGGCATCTCCTTCCTCGACTGCCTCTATGCCGACCTCGGCGTGGACCCGGGCCGCGACGGCTTCCAGGTCCACGAGGCCACCGACTTCCTCATCCGCGGCCGCGCCTACGACGCCCACTCGCCGCTGGTGCTCTCGCAGATTGCCGCCATCGGCAACACCGGCTTCTTCGATGCCACCGCCACCCTCCGCATCCAGCACGGCCTGCGCGTGCTGAGCGAGGTGCTGCGCCGCCGCTACCCCGCCTCCCACGAGGCCATCATCTACGAGGCCGCCGTGCTGCCCATCCAGCCGCCGCGCATGACGCGGGTGACGCTGGAGGAGCTGCCGGCCGCCGCCGTCACCGATGTCTCCACGCTGTACGTGCCACCGCTCGGCCCCGCGCCCGTGGATGAGCACATGCTCGCGCTGCTGGGCATGGCCTCCGGGGATGGGCCCAACCGCAG